One segment of Streptomyces sp. YIM 121038 DNA contains the following:
- the cynS gene encoding cyanase codes for MVHAQFDNSARQQLAIAAVEAKTRRDLSWQQIADAAGLSVAFVTAAVLGQHALPEPAAQAVAELLGLDDDAALLLQTIPTRGSIPGGVPTDPTIYRFYEMLQVYGTTLKALVHEEFGDGIISAINFKLDVKKVADPEGGERAVITLDGKYLPTKPF; via the coding sequence ATGGTGCACGCCCAGTTCGACAACAGCGCCCGTCAGCAGCTCGCGATCGCCGCGGTCGAGGCCAAGACCCGCCGCGACCTGTCCTGGCAGCAGATCGCCGACGCCGCGGGCCTGTCCGTCGCGTTCGTCACCGCCGCCGTCCTCGGCCAGCACGCCCTGCCGGAGCCCGCCGCGCAGGCCGTCGCCGAACTGCTCGGCCTGGACGACGACGCGGCGCTGCTGCTGCAGACCATCCCCACCCGCGGCTCCATCCCCGGAGGCGTCCCGACCGACCCGACGATCTACCGCTTCTACGAGATGCTCCAGGTCTACGGCACCACCCTCAAGGCCCTGGTCCACGAGGAGTTCGGCGACGGCATCATCTCCGCGATCAACTTCAAGCTGGACGTGAAGAAGGTCGCCGACCCCGAGGGCGGCGAGCGCGCGGTCATCACCCTGGACGGCAAGTACCTCCCGACCAAGCCCTTCTGA
- a CDS encoding serine hydrolase domain-containing protein — protein MPRENVRPPLRRVGPAAGVAMLMMAQAGPATAAPLPAAAPAPATAAPAPDGNVQKAMEQLAGIPGVVGVVGGAYVDGRSVGLGSAGTRLLNGEGGRIPANARFPIWSQTKQMVATVVLQLVAEGELGVDDKLGDLLPEVVEKDLVTRADEITVRQMLRHTSGIPDWYAGKPNPDGSEGDPSFDVFDFTTHYRPLDLVKWSRARPRTGEPGEKWFYSNTNYTLLGLIIERLTGHDLATELHARLFGPLKMTKTYLRVRPPEGIEGPHGHGYYPDADGRPRDVDRFNASLTGAGAGGVVSTAHDVSAFNRAFAQGKLLPPELQRILTDRLPVAPHARDEGRGGCGDDFLITGGLAPGSIAMTFYSEDGRRQFALSFTLSAKPSAVELDVSKALEAVFCPSSAPAHGG, from the coding sequence GTGCCCCGTGAGAACGTACGCCCGCCGCTGAGGAGGGTTGGTCCGGCCGCCGGTGTCGCCATGCTGATGATGGCTCAGGCCGGGCCTGCCACGGCCGCCCCACTGCCTGCCGCCGCCCCGGCGCCCGCCACCGCGGCCCCGGCGCCGGACGGGAACGTGCAGAAGGCCATGGAGCAGCTGGCCGGGATCCCTGGGGTCGTGGGGGTCGTGGGCGGGGCCTACGTCGACGGGAGGTCCGTCGGTCTTGGCAGCGCGGGCACCCGGCTGCTGAACGGCGAGGGCGGCAGGATCCCCGCGAACGCCCGCTTCCCGATCTGGTCACAGACCAAGCAGATGGTGGCCACCGTGGTGCTGCAACTGGTCGCGGAGGGCGAGTTGGGCGTGGACGACAAGCTCGGCGACCTGCTGCCGGAGGTGGTGGAGAAGGACCTGGTGACGCGGGCCGACGAGATCACCGTACGGCAGATGCTCCGGCACACCTCCGGCATTCCCGACTGGTACGCGGGCAAGCCCAACCCGGACGGGAGCGAGGGTGACCCCTCGTTCGACGTGTTCGACTTCACGACCCACTACCGGCCGCTGGATCTGGTGAAGTGGAGCCGTGCTCGGCCCCGGACCGGCGAGCCGGGCGAGAAGTGGTTCTACTCCAACACCAACTACACCCTCCTCGGCCTGATCATCGAGAGGTTGACCGGCCACGACCTGGCCACCGAGCTGCACGCGCGCCTGTTCGGCCCGCTCAAGATGACCAAGACCTACCTCAGGGTCAGGCCACCGGAGGGCATCGAGGGACCGCACGGCCACGGCTACTACCCCGACGCCGACGGCAGGCCGCGCGACGTGGACCGGTTCAACGCCAGCCTCACCGGCGCGGGGGCCGGAGGGGTGGTCTCCACCGCGCACGACGTGAGCGCCTTCAACCGGGCCTTCGCCCAGGGGAAGTTGCTGCCGCCGGAACTCCAGCGGATCCTGACCGACCGGCTGCCCGTCGCCCCGCACGCCCGGGACGAAGGCCGCGGCGGCTGCGGCGACGACTTCTTGATCACGGGCGGGCTGGCCCCCGGCTCCATCGCCATGACCTTCTACTCGGAAGACGGCCGTCGCCAGTTCGCGCTGTCCTTCACCCTGAGCGCCAAACCCAGCGCCGTGGAGCTCGATGTGAGCAAGGCCTTGGAGGCCGTGTTCTGCCCGTCCTCCGCACCGGCACACGGTGGCTGA
- a CDS encoding potassium transporter TrkA: MNRPHDVVVLGTGAFAGALVRALAQRASGPTRVHLASRDRDRARNLAGLAQAHAVLADRPVRFRCHRLDVGGGADLRPLLARQQPHVLVVCTSDVSPAETRGPASAWTGLVRAAGFGVTLPLQAATALRAASASAEASPRTAVVNACFPDAVNPLLYAAGLPVRCGLGNVATLAGLLRRDLFLGDESRLKVLAHHALLHSPPAPADEARAWLDDEPLTTTYELLERGRRHPRADLNEIGAVAGAVVVDAFAHPRAPRAAHVPAPDGLPGGYPVLLTGHSIALRLPPGLSARQAVARNERWSGLDGVTVDRRGEARFTPTALRALREHWPDAPAAFAARDVEELRTRQLALRDRLRGLPQAPVAIPL, from the coding sequence GTGAACCGGCCGCACGATGTCGTCGTCCTCGGCACCGGCGCCTTCGCGGGCGCCCTGGTACGGGCCCTCGCGCAGCGGGCGAGCGGGCCGACCCGGGTGCACCTCGCGAGCCGGGACCGCGACCGGGCCCGGAACCTCGCCGGGCTCGCGCAGGCGCACGCCGTCCTCGCCGACCGGCCCGTCCGGTTCCGCTGCCACCGCCTCGACGTCGGGGGCGGCGCCGATCTGCGGCCCCTCCTGGCCCGGCAGCAGCCGCACGTCCTGGTGGTCTGCACCTCCGACGTCTCGCCCGCCGAGACGCGGGGGCCCGCCTCCGCCTGGACCGGGCTCGTCCGGGCCGCCGGGTTCGGGGTGACGCTGCCGCTCCAGGCGGCGACGGCGCTGCGGGCCGCGTCCGCGAGCGCCGAGGCGAGCCCCCGTACCGCGGTGGTCAACGCCTGTTTCCCCGACGCCGTCAACCCGCTCCTGTACGCGGCGGGGCTGCCGGTGCGGTGCGGTCTCGGCAACGTCGCCACGCTCGCCGGGCTGCTCCGGCGCGACCTGTTCCTCGGTGACGAGTCACGGCTGAAGGTGCTCGCCCACCACGCCCTGCTGCACAGCCCGCCGGCACCCGCCGACGAGGCCCGGGCCTGGCTCGACGACGAGCCGCTGACCACGACGTACGAACTCCTGGAGCGCGGCCGCCGGCACCCGCGCGCGGACCTCAACGAGATCGGTGCGGTCGCGGGCGCCGTCGTCGTCGACGCGTTCGCACACCCGCGCGCGCCCCGAGCGGCACACGTCCCTGCACCGGATGGGCTCCCCGGCGGCTATCCGGTCCTCCTCACCGGCCACAGCATCGCCCTGCGGCTGCCGCCGGGTCTCTCCGCACGCCAGGCGGTCGCCCGCAACGAGCGGTGGTCCGGCCTCGACGGCGTCACCGTGGACCGGCGCGGCGAGGCCCGCTTCACCCCCACGGCACTGCGAGCGCTGCGCGAGCACTGGCCCGACGCGCCCGCGGCCTTCGCCGCGCGGGACGTCGAGGAGCTGCGCACGCGCCAGCTCGCGCTCCGCGACCGGCTGCGCGGGCTGCCGCAGGCGCCCGTGGCGATCCCCCTCTGA
- a CDS encoding nucleoside deaminase: MDFAQRTIDIARQNVAEGGRPFATVIVKDGEILAESPNRVAQTGDPTAHAEILAIREACTKLGTEHLTGTTIYVLAHPCPMCLGSLYYCSPDEVVFLTTRDAYEPHYVDDRKYFELDTFYAEFAKHYTERRLPMRHDAREDATAVYRLWQERNGGERRVAGAPTA, encoded by the coding sequence GTGGACTTCGCGCAGCGCACCATCGACATCGCCCGGCAGAACGTCGCCGAGGGCGGCCGCCCCTTCGCGACCGTCATCGTCAAGGACGGCGAGATCCTCGCCGAGTCCCCGAACCGGGTGGCCCAGACCGGCGACCCCACCGCCCACGCCGAGATCCTCGCGATCCGCGAGGCCTGCACGAAGCTGGGCACCGAGCACCTGACCGGCACCACCATCTACGTCCTGGCCCACCCCTGCCCCATGTGCCTGGGCTCGCTCTACTACTGCTCACCGGACGAGGTCGTCTTCCTCACCACCCGCGACGCCTACGAGCCCCACTACGTGGACGACCGCAAGTACTTCGAACTCGACACCTTCTACGCCGAGTTCGCCAAGCACTACACCGAGCGGCGCCTGCCGATGCGCCACGACGCGCGCGAGGACGCCACCGCGGTGTACCGGCTCTGGCAGGAGCGCAACGGCGGCGAGCGCCGCGTGGCCGGTGCCCCCACCGCCTGA
- the panD gene encoding aspartate 1-decarboxylase, translated as MYRTMLHSKIHRATVTQADLHYVGSLTLDRDLIDAADLLPGEQLDVVDINNGNRLSTYVIEGERGSGVVGVNGAAARLISPGDLVILIAYKTVPEDEARRLRPHVVFVDEDNRPLDIGADPAHVPTAPAAAPLLRGDTLARGAVR; from the coding sequence GTGTACCGCACCATGCTGCACAGCAAGATCCATCGGGCCACCGTGACCCAGGCCGATCTCCACTACGTCGGCTCCCTGACGCTGGACCGCGACCTCATCGACGCGGCCGACCTGTTGCCGGGCGAACAGCTGGACGTCGTCGACATCAACAACGGCAACCGGCTCAGCACGTACGTCATCGAAGGCGAGCGCGGCAGCGGTGTCGTCGGCGTCAACGGCGCCGCGGCACGGCTGATATCGCCCGGCGACCTGGTCATCCTCATCGCCTACAAGACCGTGCCGGAGGACGAGGCACGGCGGTTACGGCCGCACGTCGTGTTCGTCGACGAGGACAACCGGCCGCTGGACATCGGCGCCGACCCCGCCCACGTGCCCACCGCCCCGGCCGCCGCCCCGCTGCTGCGCGGCGACACGCTCGCGCGGGGAGCCGTCCGATGA
- the asnB gene encoding asparagine synthase (glutamine-hydrolyzing): protein MCGIVGWTDFTRDLGREQATLQRMTDTMALRGPDDSGTWLGPHTALGHRRLSVIDLEGGTQPAVAAAGAHREPVVLVYSGEVYNFRELRTELMQRGHLFTTRSDTEVVLHAYLEWGASCVDRFNGMFAFAVWDASREELVLARDRIGVKPLYYFAYPGGILFASEPKGIFTHPLFRPVVDEESLPVLFNARLALPGETPLRGLRELRPGHVLRFSRSGGHEYPYWRLVSREHRDDLATTVATVRELMEDIVERQLVADVPRSAMLSGGLDSTIMSALAHRRLSDAGEGPLHTFAVEFAGDDTDFRPTELRPERDAPYARLASRYLGTRHHEVVLRTDDVLAALPTARRARDLPSLGQFDTSMHLLFKAIRGESTVALSGEAADEVFGGYPWYHDERLVRRDRFPWLGDAPRLADAFAPDLHRRVRPADAEHDRYLTLKAEVPRLPGEEGLNARMREVMYYSLKGPLAYLLDRKDRMSMAVGLEVRVPYCDHRLIEYVWNVPWDMKNADGRWKSLLRLAFADVLPQETLDRPKSGYPGTHDPAYNADVMRSIDKILSDPSSPLHGVFDPQRIDALTRTGSKTMTWLNSSHLLLPILEVDAWMRAYGVALA from the coding sequence ATGTGCGGCATCGTCGGCTGGACCGACTTCACCCGCGACCTCGGCCGGGAACAGGCCACCCTCCAGCGCATGACGGACACCATGGCCCTGCGGGGCCCGGACGACAGCGGCACCTGGCTCGGCCCGCACACGGCCCTCGGCCACCGGCGCCTGTCCGTCATCGACCTGGAGGGCGGCACCCAGCCGGCCGTCGCCGCGGCGGGCGCGCACCGGGAGCCCGTGGTCCTCGTCTACAGCGGCGAGGTCTACAACTTCCGCGAGCTGCGCACCGAGCTCATGCAGCGCGGTCACCTCTTCACCACGCGCTCGGACACCGAGGTCGTGCTGCACGCGTACCTCGAATGGGGCGCGTCCTGCGTGGACCGGTTCAACGGCATGTTCGCGTTCGCCGTCTGGGACGCCTCGCGCGAGGAGCTCGTCCTCGCCCGCGACCGCATCGGCGTCAAGCCGCTGTACTACTTCGCCTATCCGGGCGGCATCCTCTTCGCCTCCGAGCCCAAGGGCATCTTCACCCACCCCCTCTTCCGGCCCGTCGTCGACGAGGAGAGCCTGCCCGTCCTCTTCAACGCCCGCCTCGCCCTGCCCGGCGAGACGCCGCTGCGCGGGCTGCGCGAGCTGCGGCCCGGACACGTGCTGCGCTTCTCCCGGAGCGGCGGACACGAGTATCCGTACTGGCGTCTGGTCAGCCGTGAGCACCGCGACGACCTCGCCACGACCGTCGCCACGGTACGGGAGCTCATGGAGGACATCGTCGAACGGCAGCTCGTCGCCGACGTGCCGCGCTCGGCGATGCTGTCGGGCGGCCTGGACTCCACCATCATGTCCGCCCTGGCCCACCGGCGCCTGAGCGACGCGGGCGAGGGGCCGCTGCACACCTTCGCCGTGGAATTCGCCGGGGACGACACGGACTTCAGGCCGACGGAGCTGCGGCCCGAGCGCGACGCCCCCTACGCCCGGCTCGCCTCCCGCTACCTCGGCACCCGGCACCACGAGGTCGTCCTGCGCACCGACGACGTGCTCGCGGCCCTGCCGACCGCCCGGCGCGCCCGCGACCTGCCCTCCCTCGGCCAGTTCGACACGTCGATGCACCTGCTGTTCAAGGCCATCCGCGGCGAGTCGACCGTGGCGCTGTCCGGCGAGGCCGCCGACGAGGTCTTCGGCGGCTACCCCTGGTACCACGACGAACGCCTCGTCCGGCGCGACCGCTTCCCCTGGCTCGGGGACGCGCCGCGCCTGGCCGACGCGTTCGCCCCCGACCTGCACCGCCGCGTCCGCCCCGCCGACGCCGAGCACGACCGCTATCTCACCCTCAAGGCGGAGGTGCCCCGGCTGCCCGGCGAGGAGGGGCTCAACGCGCGCATGCGCGAGGTCATGTACTACAGCCTCAAGGGTCCGCTCGCCTATCTCCTGGACCGCAAGGACCGCATGAGCATGGCGGTCGGCCTGGAGGTGCGGGTGCCGTACTGCGACCACCGGCTGATCGAGTACGTGTGGAACGTCCCCTGGGACATGAAGAACGCCGACGGCCGGTGGAAGAGCCTGCTGCGCCTGGCCTTCGCCGACGTGCTGCCGCAGGAGACCCTGGACCGGCCCAAGAGCGGCTACCCCGGGACCCATGACCCCGCCTACAACGCGGACGTCATGCGCTCCATCGACAAGATCCTCAGCGATCCGTCCTCACCCCTGCACGGCGTCTTCGACCCCCAGCGCATCGACGCCCTCACCCGGACCGGCTCCAAGACGATGACCTGGCTCAACTCCAGCCATCTGCTGCTGCCCATCCTGGAGGTGGACGCGTGGATGCGTGCGTACGGGGTCGCTCTCGCCTGA
- a CDS encoding DUF6002 family protein, with amino-acid sequence MTTAYSRPAADTATPSATGADTGLCRVLVRYYDELAATLDHTRRSSRTDAFSPGWDLPPLSPALEVFLAPAAISAPELGTYGDTRLTLLNLMHNPDTRTTKTLASLMIVARAVAHIQRTGEAVMIITPSSANKATALRDAVRRAHETALAGPEQLRIVCVLPVGSCHKVWRSPLTDDEALRARNPLAVRDTTGADEVKKLARAVADQEADAVFARHGVRLWHTLDLDNYIVADTARALFERDRLPSVPRVHAHAVSSAFGLLGHFYGQQRLTGRAWPDTGARYFLVQHLDTADMVASYHRGAFDYRPAWQYEDGVYTQDADPRFPQRAFAPDERLDPTFYTRAPVTSTRMNEIIRHQGGGGIVVSLAECLDRYPYLRRLLAAVDVELPADPRQLREWSLVMALTGVLNALDRGLLDGPEVLVHGSGSYHAGHYRPPESHQVRPVTGYEDLRDLVHAAASG; translated from the coding sequence ATGACGACCGCCTACTCCCGGCCCGCCGCCGACACGGCCACGCCCTCGGCCACCGGCGCGGACACCGGCCTCTGCCGCGTCCTCGTCCGGTACTACGACGAACTCGCCGCCACCCTCGACCACACCCGGCGGTCCAGTCGCACGGACGCCTTCAGCCCCGGCTGGGACCTGCCGCCCCTGAGCCCCGCCCTGGAGGTCTTCCTCGCCCCGGCCGCGATCAGCGCTCCGGAGCTGGGGACCTACGGTGACACCCGCCTGACCCTGCTGAACCTGATGCACAACCCGGACACCCGGACCACCAAGACCCTCGCCTCCCTCATGATCGTGGCCCGTGCGGTCGCCCACATCCAGCGCACCGGCGAAGCCGTCATGATCATCACGCCGTCGAGCGCGAACAAGGCCACCGCCCTGCGCGACGCGGTACGACGGGCCCACGAGACCGCCCTGGCCGGTCCCGAGCAGCTGCGCATCGTGTGCGTGCTCCCCGTCGGCTCCTGCCACAAGGTGTGGCGTTCGCCGCTCACCGACGACGAGGCCCTGCGGGCGCGGAACCCGCTCGCCGTGCGTGACACCACGGGCGCCGACGAGGTCAAGAAGCTGGCGCGGGCCGTCGCCGACCAGGAGGCCGACGCCGTGTTCGCGCGGCACGGCGTACGGCTGTGGCACACCCTCGACCTCGACAACTACATCGTGGCCGACACCGCGAGGGCCCTGTTCGAACGCGACCGGCTGCCGTCGGTCCCGCGCGTCCACGCCCACGCCGTCTCCAGTGCCTTCGGGCTGCTGGGCCACTTCTACGGACAGCAGCGGCTCACCGGCCGCGCCTGGCCCGACACCGGAGCCCGGTACTTCCTGGTCCAGCACCTGGACACGGCCGACATGGTGGCCAGTTACCACCGCGGGGCCTTCGACTACCGGCCCGCGTGGCAGTACGAGGACGGCGTCTACACCCAGGACGCGGATCCGCGCTTCCCGCAGCGGGCCTTCGCCCCCGACGAGCGGCTCGACCCCACCTTCTACACCCGCGCCCCCGTGACCTCGACCCGGATGAACGAGATCATCCGGCACCAGGGCGGCGGCGGGATCGTCGTCTCCCTCGCGGAGTGCCTGGACCGCTACCCGTACCTACGGCGTCTGCTCGCCGCCGTGGACGTCGAACTGCCCGCCGATCCACGGCAGTTGCGGGAGTGGTCCCTGGTGATGGCGCTGACGGGCGTCCTCAACGCGCTCGACCGCGGTCTGCTCGACGGACCCGAGGTGCTCGTCCACGGCTCCGGCTCGTACCACGCGGGCCACTACCGGCCGCCCGAGAGCCACCAGGTGCGTCCGGTCACCGGTTACGAGGACCTGCGCGACCTCGTGCACGCCGCGGCGAGCGGCTGA
- a CDS encoding MFS transporter produces MIPRPVRETGGDRVTVRRILLSEGVTAFGDGLWFSMWAVYLTTIQGVPAASVGVAMGIGGGIGLLVALPIGTLTDRLGAREVLLTVTALRALFSLAFLALHSFWPLLVAAALFTSMETAAKGTKVAFVYLLMPEGACMPVLARARVVQHLLYAAGAGGAAWVLSRSAAGPYHAAVVVNSLTFAASAAVLARLPHVPPAPAARRPAGTAALRNLPFVAVMSSTALLALCWALLSSGLPLWLKDDTAAPVWIAPLAVLVSSLLIALFQIRVTRSGERLVGAVRSSRRAGLALAGCCLVFAAAAWPTSPLVACLLVLGGLCLHVVGELYYVAARWGLSLSLMAPGAQGQYQAVAATTEGAVVAVGPALVTTLVTGADGAGWGALALVFLLCCLPVARLCGPAVRRAAGEAGGVRERSGA; encoded by the coding sequence TTGATCCCACGACCCGTACGGGAGACCGGCGGTGACCGCGTGACCGTCCGCCGCATCCTGCTCAGCGAGGGGGTGACCGCGTTCGGGGACGGCCTGTGGTTCAGCATGTGGGCCGTCTACCTGACGACGATTCAGGGCGTGCCGGCCGCCTCCGTGGGAGTGGCCATGGGGATCGGCGGCGGCATCGGTCTGCTCGTCGCGCTGCCGATCGGCACGCTCACCGACCGCCTCGGCGCCCGCGAGGTGCTGCTGACCGTCACCGCCCTGCGCGCGCTCTTCTCCCTGGCCTTCCTGGCCCTGCACAGCTTCTGGCCGCTGCTCGTGGCCGCCGCCCTGTTCACCTCCATGGAGACGGCCGCCAAGGGCACCAAGGTCGCCTTCGTGTATCTGCTGATGCCGGAGGGCGCGTGCATGCCGGTCCTCGCCCGCGCGCGCGTGGTGCAGCACCTGTTGTACGCGGCCGGGGCGGGCGGCGCCGCGTGGGTCCTTTCGCGCTCGGCCGCGGGCCCGTACCACGCGGCCGTCGTCGTCAACAGCTTGACCTTCGCCGCCTCAGCGGCCGTCCTCGCCCGGCTGCCGCACGTCCCGCCCGCGCCCGCAGCCCGCCGCCCCGCCGGGACGGCGGCGCTCCGCAACCTGCCGTTCGTCGCCGTCATGAGCAGCACCGCCCTGCTGGCCCTGTGCTGGGCGCTGCTCTCCAGCGGGCTGCCGCTGTGGCTCAAGGACGACACTGCGGCCCCGGTGTGGATCGCGCCGCTGGCCGTGCTCGTCAGTTCGCTCCTGATCGCCCTGTTCCAGATCCGCGTGACTCGCAGCGGGGAGCGGCTCGTGGGCGCGGTCCGTTCCTCCCGGCGCGCCGGTCTCGCGCTCGCGGGCTGCTGTCTCGTCTTCGCCGCGGCCGCCTGGCCCACGAGTCCCCTGGTGGCCTGTCTGCTCGTCCTGGGCGGCCTGTGCCTGCACGTCGTCGGCGAGCTGTACTACGTCGCCGCCCGTTGGGGCCTCTCCCTCAGCCTCATGGCTCCCGGGGCCCAGGGGCAGTACCAGGCGGTCGCCGCCACCACGGAGGGGGCCGTCGTCGCGGTCGGCCCGGCCCTCGTCACCACGCTGGTCACCGGGGCCGACGGTGCGGGCTGGGGCGCGCTCGCGCTGGTCTTCCTGCTCTGTTGCCTTCCGGTGGCCCGGCTGTGCGGGCCCGCGGTGCGGAGGGCGGCGGGGGAGGCGGGGGGTGTGCGGGAGAGGTCGGGGGCGTGA
- a CDS encoding TauD/TfdA family dioxygenase, with the protein MAHSPISILSQVDFNGEPLTEELLMKTFHQLMDEHGYVLMCNVREEFDPVRFCRRLGRFVPNYTGAVVGDVRPEPGMDDVYHAGNTRPLTPHSEGYDFAVVPPRYIALWCVTPAEGPGGETTLADTRPWVEGLTPAERERLRADAYDWKTTEGVQRLGLDLKTRHPLLEETDGGLIVRFSCNNLIRDDDDPAVELQQRWHAAFDREHVAVDYTERDMLVWDNWRLLHARNAFTDRSRHLRRIQIAA; encoded by the coding sequence ATGGCACACTCTCCGATCAGCATTCTCTCCCAGGTCGATTTCAATGGTGAGCCGCTCACCGAAGAGCTGCTCATGAAGACCTTCCACCAGCTGATGGACGAGCACGGCTACGTCCTGATGTGCAACGTCCGCGAGGAGTTCGACCCGGTGCGGTTCTGCCGTCGGCTCGGTCGCTTCGTGCCCAACTACACCGGCGCCGTCGTCGGTGACGTACGCCCCGAACCCGGGATGGACGACGTCTACCACGCGGGCAACACCCGGCCGCTGACCCCGCATTCGGAAGGGTACGACTTCGCCGTCGTCCCGCCGCGCTACATCGCGCTGTGGTGTGTCACCCCCGCCGAGGGCCCCGGCGGCGAGACGACGCTCGCCGACACCCGGCCCTGGGTCGAGGGCCTCACCCCCGCGGAGCGCGAGCGCCTGCGGGCGGACGCCTACGACTGGAAGACCACCGAAGGCGTCCAGCGCCTCGGGCTCGACCTCAAGACCCGCCACCCCCTCCTAGAGGAGACCGATGGCGGACTCATCGTGCGCTTCAGCTGCAACAACCTGATCCGGGACGACGACGATCCGGCCGTCGAGCTGCAACAGCGGTGGCACGCCGCCTTCGACCGGGAGCACGTGGCCGTCGACTACACGGAGCGCGACATGCTCGTGTGGGACAACTGGCGCCTGCTGCACGCGCGCAACGCCTTCACCGACCGCAGTCGTCATCTGCGGCGCATCCAGATCGCCGCCTGA
- a CDS encoding signal peptidase I — translation MTDNVYVGNAGKDAALDRGWLLGHFRDASDLRHSEAVEIKWGVHPQSDERAQWVTGEERTALLVLISGRFRVELPGRSVLLSRQGDYVVWGRGVDHSWFAEEESVVLTVRWPSVPGYKVIDEDDVAADHSQSFSTATSTAAS, via the coding sequence ATGACCGACAACGTGTATGTGGGCAACGCGGGCAAGGACGCGGCACTGGACCGGGGGTGGCTGCTGGGGCACTTCAGGGACGCCTCCGATCTCCGGCACAGCGAGGCCGTGGAGATCAAATGGGGCGTCCATCCGCAGAGCGATGAGCGGGCTCAGTGGGTGACCGGTGAGGAGCGCACCGCCCTGCTGGTCCTCATCAGTGGCCGCTTCCGGGTGGAACTGCCCGGTCGCAGCGTGCTCCTGTCCCGGCAGGGGGACTACGTCGTGTGGGGCCGGGGCGTCGACCACTCCTGGTTCGCGGAGGAGGAGTCCGTGGTCCTGACGGTCCGCTGGCCGTCCGTCCCCGGCTACAAAGTGATCGATGAGGACGACGTTGCTGCTGATCACAGCCAGTCGTTCAGTACTGCGACCAGCACCGCGGCCTCGTAA
- a CDS encoding GNAT family N-acetyltransferase — protein sequence MTTQQDAARPAVAAPPSGAARPGGGAAPAPPHPLGPLRARLAYWWNNTPSPAGRAARRAADGLPGGAPALVSHTSADGVTIAYAGLPVGRTNILQLLEQQRARLGSPTTHRTAATVTRRDLAPGVRGDADLLVLGAEEHRLRRLPDLGTVTAPFRLHLVVDVPDTHEQLQRLISKRERWQFRRDQRQRGWVLEEDPSPRALAFFYERLHTPTMRHRHGERSRTERFEVVRHAVLPRGTLFFLNEGGTRVAGALCHWSKDRRTLTTRLLGVLDGREEHYRSGAFKALYHHLLRWACEHGVPRVDFFGTEAFVSKGIFQWKRRLGARPELPANHFATKRVRIYPRRDTPAVRDFLVANPLLRIGPRGGPLTPVYFTDDDRPPRLDLSARCPGLAAPETVHLDTFLAADLRRSSPPGGSA from the coding sequence ATGACCACGCAGCAGGACGCCGCACGTCCCGCGGTCGCGGCCCCGCCGTCCGGTGCCGCCCGGCCCGGCGGCGGGGCCGCCCCGGCGCCCCCGCATCCGCTCGGCCCCCTGCGGGCCAGGCTCGCCTACTGGTGGAACAACACCCCGTCCCCGGCCGGGCGCGCCGCCCGCCGCGCCGCCGACGGTCTGCCCGGCGGCGCACCGGCGCTCGTCTCCCACACCTCGGCCGACGGTGTGACCATCGCCTACGCCGGCCTCCCCGTCGGCCGCACCAACATCCTGCAACTCCTGGAACAACAGCGGGCGCGGCTCGGATCGCCGACGACGCACCGCACGGCGGCCACCGTCACCCGGCGCGACCTCGCCCCGGGCGTCCGCGGGGACGCCGACCTCCTCGTCCTCGGGGCCGAGGAGCACCGGCTGCGGCGGCTGCCCGACCTCGGCACCGTCACCGCGCCGTTCCGTCTGCACCTCGTCGTGGACGTCCCGGACACCCACGAACAGCTCCAGCGGCTGATCTCCAAGCGGGAACGGTGGCAGTTCCGGCGCGACCAGAGGCAGCGCGGCTGGGTCCTGGAGGAGGACCCGTCCCCGCGGGCCCTCGCGTTCTTCTACGAGCGTCTGCACACGCCGACCATGCGGCACCGGCACGGCGAACGCAGTCGCACCGAACGGTTCGAGGTCGTCCGGCACGCCGTGCTCCCGCGCGGCACGCTGTTCTTCCTCAACGAGGGCGGGACGCGGGTGGCCGGAGCGCTGTGCCACTGGTCGAAGGACCGCCGCACGCTCACCACCCGGCTCCTCGGCGTCCTCGACGGACGCGAGGAGCACTACCGCAGCGGCGCGTTCAAGGCGCTGTACCACCATCTGCTGCGGTGGGCCTGTGAACACGGCGTGCCGCGCGTGGACTTCTTCGGCACCGAGGCGTTCGTCAGCAAGGGGATCTTCCAGTGGAAACGCAGGCTGGGCGCCCGACCCGAGCTGCCCGCGAACCACTTCGCCACCAAGCGCGTGCGGATCTACCCACGGCGCGACACGCCCGCCGTCCGCGACTTCCTCGTGGCCAACCCCCTGCTGCGGATCGGCCCGCGCGGCGGCCCTCTCACACCGGTGTACTTCACCGACGACGACCGCCCGCCCCGCCTCGACCTGAGCGCGCGCTGCCCCGGCCTCGCCGCCCCGGAGACGGTCCACCTGGACACCTTCCTGGCGGCGGACCTGCGGCGATCCAGTCCCCCTGGAGGCTCTGCGTGA